In Drosophila teissieri strain GT53w chromosome 2R, Prin_Dtei_1.1, whole genome shotgun sequence, the following proteins share a genomic window:
- the LOC122612839 gene encoding probable G-protein coupled receptor Mth-like 12 isoform X1, with amino-acid sequence MKLKLFGTFLVLSLAKFGAVHTDSNDTEAKSCVKCDNNCNDDNDLWHCIRICCPRKNMMANGGCSFEEQLFRTKLCLNIKLDDNSTETLYFNNQTLHTTPFWDIDEMIGLTRDDYTLYKNGTIYIHSEKRLRNKTEYCFYPHQIYSDFPQTIWIVLHEWSSIEIPGTYELTPVSLICYIFIIGIYLFVKELRNVFGMCLVSCIFCIFLTYLIWLIDELRWIDDFCSLAGYISYFFDFATYLWLSITSFCLWKKVTAIDREEHRHQFMFYSIFVWGISAIPLGIILLMNHLWEDDLQKWNWLPLVGFSRCSVEVYRWSSWAYYRGPFMILSAINIIMFILTINHIKKTKREINKLTKRADGTKTCLTVDFQKILSYLRIFAIMGGSWILFLISLVKLNTNFWNIYVILIRVLHRGLGILICVLLIFKRSTYRLLINK; translated from the exons ATGAAGCTTAAATTGTTTGGTACATTTCTTGTTTTAAGCTTGGCAAAATTCGGAGCGGTTCATACAGACTCCAATGATACTGAAGCGAAATCATGTGTAAAATGTGATAACAATTGTAATGATGACAACGATCTCTGGCACTGCATTCGGATTTGTTGCCCTCGTAAAAATATGATGGCCAATGGCGGTTGTAGTTTTGAGGAGCAACTCTTTCGAACAAAACTTtgtttaaacataaaactcGATGACAATTCGACAGAGACACTATATTTCAACAACCAAACCCTGCATACAACACCGTTTTGGGATATTGATGAAATGATCGGTCTGACCAGAGATGATTACACGTTGTACAAG AACGGAACCATATACATTCACTCCGAAAAGAGGCTCAGGAACAAAACGGAATACTGCTTTTATCCCCATCAGATTTACTCGGACTTTCCACAAACCATATGGATTGTTTTACACGAGTGGTCATCAATAGAGATACCAGGGACTTACGAGC TCACACCAGTTTCTCTTATATGCTATATCTTCATAATCGGCATTTATCTTTTCGTAAAAGAACTACGAAATGTCTTTGGAATGTGCCTAGTCAGTTGCATATTCTGCATTTTTCTTACCTACCTTATCTGGCTTATAGATGAATTAAGATGGATAGATGACTTTTGCTCACTGGCAG GTTATATCTCGTACTTCTTCGATTTTGCAACTTATCTTTGGCTGTCTATAACTAGCTTTTGCTTATGGAAGAAAGTTACAGCGATCGATCGAGAAGAACATCGCCATCAGTTCATGTTTTACAGTATCTTTGTCTGGGGCATATCTGCTATTCCACTAGGTATAATCTTATTGATGAATCATCTTTGGGAAGATGATCTCCAGAAATGGAACTGGTTGCCCTTAGTAGGATTCAGTAGATGCTCGGTGGAGG TTTATAGGTGGTCTTCGTGGGCTTATTATCGGGGACCTTTTATGATCCTTAGTGCgattaatattattatgttCATTCTGACTATCAACCACattaaaaaaacgaaaagagaAATCAATAAGTTGACAAAACGAGCAGATGGGACCAAAACTTGCCTTACTGTCGATTTTCAAAA GATCCTATCATATCTGCGGATCTTCGCCATTATGGGCGGATCTTGGATACTGTTCCTGATTTCTTTGGTCAAATTGAATACCAACTTTTGGAATATTTACGTTATACTAATCCGAGTGCTCCATCGTGGTTTGGGTATCTTAATATGTGTGCTGCTTATTTTTAAGCGCAGCACCTATCGCCTGCTCATTAACAAGTAA
- the LOC122612841 gene encoding probable G-protein coupled receptor Mth-like 12 produces MNLKLFGTFLVLSLAKFGAVHTDCNDTEGKSFVKVDNNCNDDDDLWHCIRICCPRKNMMANGGCSFEEQLFRTKLNLSIKLDDNSTEALYFNNQTLLTTPFWALEEMIGLTKDEYTLYKNGTIYIHSDKRLKTKEEYCFYPHQIYSDFPETIWIILHEWNVIFIPGTNELTSVSLICYIFTIGIYLFVKELRNVFGMCLVSCIFCIFLTYLIWLIDELRWIDDFCLLAGYISYFFDFATYLWLSITSFCLWKKVTAIDRQEHRHQFMFYSIFVWGISAIPLGIIVLMNHLWEEDLQKWNWLPLVGFFMCSVEFYRWSSWVYYRGIFMILSAMNIIMFVLTINHIKKTKKEINNLTHRPDGTTMCLTVDFKKFLSYLRIFTIIGGSWLLFLVVIVELKANFWNIFVILIRVLHRGFGILVFVLLILKRSTYRLLINK; encoded by the exons ATGAATCTTAAGTTGTTTGGTACATTTCTTGTTTTAAGCTTGGCAAAATTCGGAGCGGTTCATACAGACTGCAATGATACTGAAGGGAAATCATTTGTAAAAGTTGATAACAACTGTAACGATGACGACGACCTCTGGCACTGCATTCGAATTTGTTGCCCTCGTAAAAATATGATGGCCAATGGTGGTTGTAGTTTTGAGGAGCAACTCTTTCGaacaaaacttaatttaaGCATAAAACTCGATGACAATTCGACAGAGGCCCTATATTTCAACAACCAAACTCTGCTTACAACACCGTTTTGGGCTTTAGAAGAAATGATCGGACTGACCAAAGATGAGTACACGTTGTACAAG AACGGAACCATATACATTCACTCCGACAAGAGGCTCAAGACCAAAGAGGAATACTGTTTCTATCCCCATCAGATTTACTCGGACTTCCCAGAAACCATATGGATTATTTTACACGAGTGgaatgtaatatttataccAGGAACTAACGAGC TCACATCAGTTTCTCTTATATGCTATATCTTCACAATCGGCATTTATCTTTTCGTAAAAGAACTACGAAATGTCTTTGGAATGTGCCTAGTCAGTTGCATATTCTGCATATTTCTTACCTACCTTATCTGGCTTATAGATGAATTAAGATGGATAGATGACTTTTGCTTACTGGCAG GTTATATCTCGTACTTCTTTGATTTTGCAACTTATCTTTGGCTGTCTATAACTAGCTTTTGCTTATGGAAGAAAGTTACAGCGATCGATCGCCAAGAACATCGCCATCAGTTCATGTTTTACAGTATCTTTGTCTGGGGCATATCTGCTATTCCACTAGGTATAATCGTATTGATGAATCATCTTTGGGAAGAGGATCTTCAGAAATGGAACTGGTTGCCCTTAGTAGGCTTTTTTATGTGCTCGGTGGAAT TTTATAGGTGGTCTTCATGGGTTTATTATCGGGGTATTTTTATGATCCTAAGTGCAATGAATATTATTATGTTCGTTTTGACTATCAACCACattaaaaaaacgaaaaaagaaatcaataaCTTAACCCATCGACCAGATGGAACCACAATGTGCCTTACTGTCGATTTTAAAAA GTTCCTATCATATCTGCGGATCTTCACCATTATTGGCGGATCTTGGTTACTGTTCCTCGTTGTGATCGTAGaattaaaagcaaacttttggaatattttcgTTATACTAATCCGAGTGCTCCATCGTGGTTTTGGTATCTTAGTATTTGTGCTGCTTATTTTGAAGCGCAGCACCTATCGCCTGCTCATTAATAAGTAA
- the LOC122612839 gene encoding probable G-protein coupled receptor Mth-like 12 isoform X2, producing MIGLTRDDYTLYKNGTIYIHSEKRLRNKTEYCFYPHQIYSDFPQTIWIVLHEWSSIEIPGTYELTPVSLICYIFIIGIYLFVKELRNVFGMCLVSCIFCIFLTYLIWLIDELRWIDDFCSLAGYISYFFDFATYLWLSITSFCLWKKVTAIDREEHRHQFMFYSIFVWGISAIPLGIILLMNHLWEDDLQKWNWLPLVGFSRCSVEGGLRGLIIGDLL from the exons ATGATCGGTCTGACCAGAGATGATTACACGTTGTACAAG AACGGAACCATATACATTCACTCCGAAAAGAGGCTCAGGAACAAAACGGAATACTGCTTTTATCCCCATCAGATTTACTCGGACTTTCCACAAACCATATGGATTGTTTTACACGAGTGGTCATCAATAGAGATACCAGGGACTTACGAGC TCACACCAGTTTCTCTTATATGCTATATCTTCATAATCGGCATTTATCTTTTCGTAAAAGAACTACGAAATGTCTTTGGAATGTGCCTAGTCAGTTGCATATTCTGCATTTTTCTTACCTACCTTATCTGGCTTATAGATGAATTAAGATGGATAGATGACTTTTGCTCACTGGCAG GTTATATCTCGTACTTCTTCGATTTTGCAACTTATCTTTGGCTGTCTATAACTAGCTTTTGCTTATGGAAGAAAGTTACAGCGATCGATCGAGAAGAACATCGCCATCAGTTCATGTTTTACAGTATCTTTGTCTGGGGCATATCTGCTATTCCACTAGGTATAATCTTATTGATGAATCATCTTTGGGAAGATGATCTCCAGAAATGGAACTGGTTGCCCTTAGTAGGATTCAGTAGATGCTCGGTGGAGG GTGGTCTTCGTGGGCTTATTATCGGGGACCTTTTATGA
- the LOC122614425 gene encoding probable G-protein coupled receptor Mth-like 12, with translation MKLKLFGTFLVLSLSKFRAVHTDSNDTEARSFVNCDNNCNDDADPWNCIRICCPRKNMVANGGCSFEEQLFRTKLCLNIKLDDNSTETLYFNNQTLFTTPFWDLDEMIGLSRDEYTLYKNGSIYIHSDKRLKTKEEYCFYPHQIYSDFPETIWIVLHEWSSIAIPGAYELTSVSLICYILTIGIYLFVKELRNVFGMCLVSCIFSIFLAYLIWLIDELRLIDDFCSVAGYISYFFDFATYLWLSVNSFCLWKKITSVDRQEHRHQFLFYSIFVWGISAIPLSITLLMNQLWEEDLQKWNWLPLVGFSRCSVEVNKLASWVYYLGPFTILSAMNIIMFALTINHIKKTKREINKLTIRPDRTPACLTVDFQKILSYLRIFAIMGGSWILFLVSVIELNSNLWNIFVILIRGLHCGFGILICVLLIFKRSTYRLLINKKVIPKSILSYFTRYS, from the exons ATGAAGCTTAAATTGTTTGGTACATTTCTTGTATTAAGCTTGTCAAAATTTAGAGCGGTTCATACAGACTCCAATGATACTGAAGCGAGatcatttgtaaattgtgaTAACAATTGTAACGACGATGCAGATCCCTGGAACTGCATTCGGATTTGTTGCCCTCGTAAGAATATGGTGGCCAATGGCGGTTGTAGTTTTGAGGAGCAACTCTTCCGAACAAAACTTtgtttaaacataaaactcGATGACAATTCGACAGAGACCCTATATTTTAACAATCAAACCCTGTTTACTACACCGTTTTGGGATTTAGATGAAATGATTGGTCTGAGCAGAGATGAGTACACGTTGTACAAG AACGGATCCATATATATTCACTCCGACAAGAGGCTCAAGACCAAAGAGGAATACTGTTTTTATCCCCATCAGATTTACTCGGACTTCCCAGAAACCATATGGATTGTTTTACACGAGTGGTCATCGATAGCGATACCAGGAGCTTATGAGC TCACATCAGTATCTCTTATATGCTATATCTTAACAATCGGCATTTACCTTTTCGTAAAAGAACTACGAAATGTCTTTGGAATGTGCCTGGTGAGTtgcatattcagcatatttCTTGCATACCTGATCTGGCTTATAGATGAATTAAGACTGATAGATGACTTTTGCTCAGTGGCAG GTTATATCTCGTACTTCTTTGATTTTGCCACTTATCTTTGGCTCTCTGTAAATAGCTTTTGTTTATGGAAGAAAATCACTTCGGTCGATCGCCAAGAACATCGCCATCAGTTTCTGTTTTACAGTATCTTTGTCTGGGGTATATCTGCTATTCCACTAAGTATAACCTTATTGATGAATCAACTTTGGGAAGAGGATCTCCAAAAATGGAACTGGTTGCCTTTAGTTGGCTTCAGTAGATGCTCGGTGGAGG TTAATAAGTTAGCTTCCTGGGTTTATTATCTTGGACCCTTTACGATCCTTAGTGCCAtgaatattattatgtttGCTCTGACTATCAACCACattaaaaaaacgaaaagagaAATCAATAAGTTAACAATACGACCAGATCGGACCCCAGCTTGCCTTACCGTCGATTTTCAAAA GATCCTATCATATCTACGGATCTTCGCAATTATGGGCGGATCGTGGATATTATTCCTCGTTTCGGTTATAGAATTGAATAGCAACCTTTGGAATATTTTCGTTATACTAATCCGAGGGCTCCATTGTGGGTTTGGTATCTTAATATGTGTGCTGCTTATTTTTAAGCGCAGCACATATCGCCTGCTCATTAATAAGAAAGTTATCCCCAAATCTATATTATCTTattttacccgttactcgtag